One segment of Gasterosteus aculeatus chromosome 3, fGasAcu3.hap1.1, whole genome shotgun sequence DNA contains the following:
- the LOC120816532 gene encoding protein crumbs homolog 1 isoform X1, translating into MLRFSLQVWMLLLLHPGTFSDEDIRGCQQLPCQNGGVCESHNGAFRCLCSQQRQNGRLYGGENCSTALSACDDNQCENGGVCSPSLVNDQHACLCLPGFAGPRCQTPTVFSLESRGFMYVETQLLDQGVPLNVTFSFRTARPVGTLLQRRVDDLLLSIELTDGHLSLRSLRGQGSSTLVQELPEHLSGNKWHTVEASLGGVVSLIRLLCTEGNCTRDHSAKVQLLEPASALPEAGAVRQSLFIGAVGGSRASARAAGEAGYPPSFLGCFRDVFVDSRLVWPAVSAEASDVQENITAGCSDKDKCEDGPCQNRGRCVSRGWRSYRCECHRPYEGTNCEDEYITARFGNKDLESYAVFSLDDDPNDAVTISMFIRTRQASGILLILANSTSQYLRLWQEEGRVKVQVNNFETLIGRGAVNDGHFHLVTVKLEGMAAVLIQSAQSRGSMPIRPIRTHPGDLVFVGGLLDARASASFGGYFKGCVQDLRINSKPLQFYPIATPVESYSLERLVNVARGCSSENACAVNPCLNGGVCYSMWDDFICNCPPNTAGQRCEEVLWCELSPCPAMAVCQPLSQGFECLSNVTFSVESSVLHYQTNGQIKRGLRSVSLRFRTRQASATLIHAQRDSDYLSVSLLNAHVVMELQSGAGKDLHKATVQSKGLIRDGEWHTLALSMENQTLSTSRWILTVDGEEKERGVSTTAAGNLDFIREGADIFLGGLSVDTGVNLTGCLGPVEIGGLALPFYLNTELKLPRPQGEKFARTNAGREPRHGCWGASVCAPNPCNNQGVCEDLFDLHRCTCSSEWTGPLCQHPTDSCFSSPCVFGHCTNVPGAFECACEPGFSGERCEVEVDMCEYSRCSQGASCLRGFKSYACLCPQNLTGEYCEKKIPEVPWYIETNPLPQLPVSTCTGTRWDYSCFNGGNCSEADDSCFCPSGFTGQWCEKDVDECVSDPCMNGGFCINYVNSFECVCDMNYSGVHCQIDVSDFYLYLFLGLWQNLFQLVSYLVIRLDDEPEIDWGFYIND; encoded by the exons ATGTTGAGATTCAGTTTGCAAGTGTGGATGTTATTGTTGCTTCATCCAG GGACTTTCTCTGATGAAGACATCCGCGGGTGTCAACAGCTGCCATGCCAAAATggcggtgtgtgtgagagccacaACGGAGCTTTCAGATGCCTTTGCTCCCAACAGCGCCAAAATGGGCGCCTATACGGAGGAGAAAACTGCTCAACTGCACTTTCCGCGTGTGACGACAACCAATGTGAGAATGGAGGAGTATGCTCCCCCTCGCTTGTCAACGATCAGCACGCGTGCCTCTGCCTTCCTGGCTTCGCGGGCCCTCGATGCCAAACGCCCACCGTCTTCTCATTGGAGTCCCGAGGCTTCATGTACGTAGAGACTCAGCTTCTAGACCAAGGCGTTCCTCTCAATGTGACATTCAGCTTCAGGACGGCGAGACCGGTCGGCACCCTCTTGCAGCGCCGAGTGGACGACTTGCTCCTCAGCATCGAGCTGACGGATGGGCACCTCTCCCTCCGCAGCCTGAGAGGCCAAGGCTCCAGCACACTGGTCCAGGAGCTGCCGGAGCACTTGTCCGGCAACAAGTGGCACACGGTGGAAGCATCTCTGGGTGGCGTGGTCAGCCTCATCCGGTTGCTCTGCACCGAAGGAAACTGCACCAGAGACCACAGCGCTAAAGTCCAGCTGCTCGAGCCCGCCTCGGCTCTCCCAGAGGCGGGAGCAGTTCGTCAAAGCCTCTTCATAGGAGCAGTCGGCGGGAGCCGGGCTTCGGCCAGAGCAGCCGGTGAAGCAGGCTACCCACCTTCTTTCCTGGGCTGCTTCAGAGATGTGTTTGTGGACTCGCGCCTGGTGTGGCCTGCCGTGTCAGCGGAGGCTTCAGACGTCCAGGAAAACATCACGGCGGGGTGCAGCGACAAAGACAAGTGCGAGGACGGCCCGTGTCAGAACCGAGGGCGCTGTGTCAGCCGGGGCTGGAGGAGCTACAGGTGCGAGTGCCACAGGCCCTATGAGGGAACCAACTGTGAAGATG AGTACATAACAGCCAGGTTTGGAAATAAAGACCTGGAGAGCTATGCTGTCTTCTCATTGGACGATGACCCAAATGATGCCGTGACCATATCCATGTTCATTCGCACCAGACAGGCCAGCGGGATTCTCCTCATTCTGGCCAATAGCACAAGCCAGTACCTCCGCCTGTGGCAGGAAGAGGgaagggtcaaagttcaagtcAACAACTTTGAGACCCTCATTGGTCGAGGTGCGGTCAATGACGGCCATTTCCATTTGGTGACTGTGAAGCTGGAAGGAATGGCAGCCGTGTTGATCCAGTCAGCCCAGAGCCGGGGCTCTATGCCCATCAGGCCCATCCGAACGCATCCCGGGGATCTGGTTTTTGTCGGGGGGCTACTAGACGCGAGGGCCTCTGCCTCATTTGGTGGCTACTTCAAAGGGTGCGTTCAGGATCTGAGGATAAACAGCAAGCCGCTGCAGTTCTATCCCATTGCAACTCCAGTGGAATCCTACAGCCTGGAGCGCCTCGTCAACGTTGCGCGAGGATGCAGCAGTGAGAATGCCTGCGCT GTCAACCCCTGTCTCAACGGGGGAGTGTGTTACTCCATGTGGGACGATTTCATCTGTAACTGCCCCCCCAACACTGCAGGGCAGCGGTGCGAGGAGGTGTTATGGTGTGAGCTGTCTCCCTGCCCCGCCATGGCTGTTTGTCAGCCCCTCTCGCAGGGCTTTGAAT GTTTGTCCAATGTGACATTTAGTGTTGAAAGCAGTGTTTTGCACTACCAAACCAACGGGCAGATTAAGCGCGGCCTCCGCAGCGTCTCCCTCCGCTTCCGCACAAGACAGGCCTCAGCCACCTTAATACACGCGCAGAGGGACTCCGACTACCTCAGCGTCTCCCTCCTGAACGCCCATGTGGTCATGGAGCTCCAGTCGGGGGCCGGCAAAGATCTCCACAAGGCAACAGTTCAGAGCAAGGGTCTAATCAGGGACGGCGAGTGGCACACTTTGGCGCTCAGCATGGAGAACCAGACGCTCTCAACCTCCAGGTGGATCTTGACTGTggacggagaggagaaggagcgggGCGTGTCCACAACAGCTGCAGGCAACCTGGATTTTATCAGGGAGGGAGCAGACATTTTCCTTGGAGGACTGAGCGTGGACACCGGAGTGAACCTAACCGGCTGCCTGGGCCCAGTGGAGATTGGAGGCCTCGCCCTCCCTTTCTACTTGAACACTGAGTTGAAGCTCCCCAGACCTCAGGGAGAGAAGTTTGCGAGGACAAACGCCGGCCGTGAGCCACGGCACGGCTGCTGGGGAGCCAGCGTGTGCGCACCAAACCCTTGTAACAACCAGGGCGTGTGTGAGGACTTGTTTGACCTGCACCGCTGCACATGTTCCTCTGAGTGGACGGGTCCACTCTGTCAACATCCAACGGACAGCTGCTTCTCCAGCCCTTGCGTCTTCGGCCACTGCACCAACGTGCCCGGGGCGTtcgagtgtgcgtgtgagccGGGGTTCAGCGGGGAACGGTGTGAGGTGGAAGTTGATATGTGTGAATACAGCAGATGCAGCCAAGGCGCCTCGTGCCTTAGAGGTTTCAAAAGCTACGCGTGTCTCTGCCCTCAGAATCTGACCGGAGAATACTGCGA GAAGAAGATTCCTGAAGTCCCGTGGTACATTGAGACCAATCC acTCCCTCAGTTGCCTGTATCTACATGCACGGGTACAAGATGGGATTACAGCTGTTTCAATGGAGGAAATTGCTCGGAAGCAGACGACAGCTGTTTCTGCCCGTCCGGTTTCACAGGACAGTG GTGTGAGAAGGATGTGGATGAATGTGTCTCGGACCCATGTATGAACGGAGGCTTCTGCATCAACTATGTCAACAGTTTTGAGTGCGTGTGTGATATGAATTACTCAGGAGTACACTGCCAAATTGACGTCAGTGACTTCTACCTGTACCTCTTCTTGGGCCTGTGGCAGAACCTCTTCCAGCTGGTGTCCTACCTTGTGATACGCCTCGACGATGAGCCAGAAATTGATTGGGGATTCTACATCAATGATTAG
- the LOC120816532 gene encoding protein crumbs homolog 1 isoform X2, translated as MYVETQLLDQGVPLNVTFSFRTARPVGTLLQRRVDDLLLSIELTDGHLSLRSLRGQGSSTLVQELPEHLSGNKWHTVEASLGGVVSLIRLLCTEGNCTRDHSAKVQLLEPASALPEAGAVRQSLFIGAVGGSRASARAAGEAGYPPSFLGCFRDVFVDSRLVWPAVSAEASDVQENITAGCSDKDKCEDGPCQNRGRCVSRGWRSYRCECHRPYEGTNCEDEYITARFGNKDLESYAVFSLDDDPNDAVTISMFIRTRQASGILLILANSTSQYLRLWQEEGRVKVQVNNFETLIGRGAVNDGHFHLVTVKLEGMAAVLIQSAQSRGSMPIRPIRTHPGDLVFVGGLLDARASASFGGYFKGCVQDLRINSKPLQFYPIATPVESYSLERLVNVARGCSSENACAVNPCLNGGVCYSMWDDFICNCPPNTAGQRCEEVLWCELSPCPAMAVCQPLSQGFECLSNVTFSVESSVLHYQTNGQIKRGLRSVSLRFRTRQASATLIHAQRDSDYLSVSLLNAHVVMELQSGAGKDLHKATVQSKGLIRDGEWHTLALSMENQTLSTSRWILTVDGEEKERGVSTTAAGNLDFIREGADIFLGGLSVDTGVNLTGCLGPVEIGGLALPFYLNTELKLPRPQGEKFARTNAGREPRHGCWGASVCAPNPCNNQGVCEDLFDLHRCTCSSEWTGPLCQHPTDSCFSSPCVFGHCTNVPGAFECACEPGFSGERCEVEVDMCEYSRCSQGASCLRGFKSYACLCPQNLTGEYCEKKIPEVPWYIETNPLPQLPVSTCTGTRWDYSCFNGGNCSEADDSCFCPSGFTGQWCEKDVDECVSDPCMNGGFCINYVNSFECVCDMNYSGVHCQIDVSDFYLYLFLGLWQNLFQLVSYLVIRLDDEPEIDWGFYIND; from the exons ATGTACGTAGAGACTCAGCTTCTAGACCAAGGCGTTCCTCTCAATGTGACATTCAGCTTCAGGACGGCGAGACCGGTCGGCACCCTCTTGCAGCGCCGAGTGGACGACTTGCTCCTCAGCATCGAGCTGACGGATGGGCACCTCTCCCTCCGCAGCCTGAGAGGCCAAGGCTCCAGCACACTGGTCCAGGAGCTGCCGGAGCACTTGTCCGGCAACAAGTGGCACACGGTGGAAGCATCTCTGGGTGGCGTGGTCAGCCTCATCCGGTTGCTCTGCACCGAAGGAAACTGCACCAGAGACCACAGCGCTAAAGTCCAGCTGCTCGAGCCCGCCTCGGCTCTCCCAGAGGCGGGAGCAGTTCGTCAAAGCCTCTTCATAGGAGCAGTCGGCGGGAGCCGGGCTTCGGCCAGAGCAGCCGGTGAAGCAGGCTACCCACCTTCTTTCCTGGGCTGCTTCAGAGATGTGTTTGTGGACTCGCGCCTGGTGTGGCCTGCCGTGTCAGCGGAGGCTTCAGACGTCCAGGAAAACATCACGGCGGGGTGCAGCGACAAAGACAAGTGCGAGGACGGCCCGTGTCAGAACCGAGGGCGCTGTGTCAGCCGGGGCTGGAGGAGCTACAGGTGCGAGTGCCACAGGCCCTATGAGGGAACCAACTGTGAAGATG AGTACATAACAGCCAGGTTTGGAAATAAAGACCTGGAGAGCTATGCTGTCTTCTCATTGGACGATGACCCAAATGATGCCGTGACCATATCCATGTTCATTCGCACCAGACAGGCCAGCGGGATTCTCCTCATTCTGGCCAATAGCACAAGCCAGTACCTCCGCCTGTGGCAGGAAGAGGgaagggtcaaagttcaagtcAACAACTTTGAGACCCTCATTGGTCGAGGTGCGGTCAATGACGGCCATTTCCATTTGGTGACTGTGAAGCTGGAAGGAATGGCAGCCGTGTTGATCCAGTCAGCCCAGAGCCGGGGCTCTATGCCCATCAGGCCCATCCGAACGCATCCCGGGGATCTGGTTTTTGTCGGGGGGCTACTAGACGCGAGGGCCTCTGCCTCATTTGGTGGCTACTTCAAAGGGTGCGTTCAGGATCTGAGGATAAACAGCAAGCCGCTGCAGTTCTATCCCATTGCAACTCCAGTGGAATCCTACAGCCTGGAGCGCCTCGTCAACGTTGCGCGAGGATGCAGCAGTGAGAATGCCTGCGCT GTCAACCCCTGTCTCAACGGGGGAGTGTGTTACTCCATGTGGGACGATTTCATCTGTAACTGCCCCCCCAACACTGCAGGGCAGCGGTGCGAGGAGGTGTTATGGTGTGAGCTGTCTCCCTGCCCCGCCATGGCTGTTTGTCAGCCCCTCTCGCAGGGCTTTGAAT GTTTGTCCAATGTGACATTTAGTGTTGAAAGCAGTGTTTTGCACTACCAAACCAACGGGCAGATTAAGCGCGGCCTCCGCAGCGTCTCCCTCCGCTTCCGCACAAGACAGGCCTCAGCCACCTTAATACACGCGCAGAGGGACTCCGACTACCTCAGCGTCTCCCTCCTGAACGCCCATGTGGTCATGGAGCTCCAGTCGGGGGCCGGCAAAGATCTCCACAAGGCAACAGTTCAGAGCAAGGGTCTAATCAGGGACGGCGAGTGGCACACTTTGGCGCTCAGCATGGAGAACCAGACGCTCTCAACCTCCAGGTGGATCTTGACTGTggacggagaggagaaggagcgggGCGTGTCCACAACAGCTGCAGGCAACCTGGATTTTATCAGGGAGGGAGCAGACATTTTCCTTGGAGGACTGAGCGTGGACACCGGAGTGAACCTAACCGGCTGCCTGGGCCCAGTGGAGATTGGAGGCCTCGCCCTCCCTTTCTACTTGAACACTGAGTTGAAGCTCCCCAGACCTCAGGGAGAGAAGTTTGCGAGGACAAACGCCGGCCGTGAGCCACGGCACGGCTGCTGGGGAGCCAGCGTGTGCGCACCAAACCCTTGTAACAACCAGGGCGTGTGTGAGGACTTGTTTGACCTGCACCGCTGCACATGTTCCTCTGAGTGGACGGGTCCACTCTGTCAACATCCAACGGACAGCTGCTTCTCCAGCCCTTGCGTCTTCGGCCACTGCACCAACGTGCCCGGGGCGTtcgagtgtgcgtgtgagccGGGGTTCAGCGGGGAACGGTGTGAGGTGGAAGTTGATATGTGTGAATACAGCAGATGCAGCCAAGGCGCCTCGTGCCTTAGAGGTTTCAAAAGCTACGCGTGTCTCTGCCCTCAGAATCTGACCGGAGAATACTGCGA GAAGAAGATTCCTGAAGTCCCGTGGTACATTGAGACCAATCC acTCCCTCAGTTGCCTGTATCTACATGCACGGGTACAAGATGGGATTACAGCTGTTTCAATGGAGGAAATTGCTCGGAAGCAGACGACAGCTGTTTCTGCCCGTCCGGTTTCACAGGACAGTG GTGTGAGAAGGATGTGGATGAATGTGTCTCGGACCCATGTATGAACGGAGGCTTCTGCATCAACTATGTCAACAGTTTTGAGTGCGTGTGTGATATGAATTACTCAGGAGTACACTGCCAAATTGACGTCAGTGACTTCTACCTGTACCTCTTCTTGGGCCTGTGGCAGAACCTCTTCCAGCTGGTGTCCTACCTTGTGATACGCCTCGACGATGAGCCAGAAATTGATTGGGGATTCTACATCAATGATTAG